A window of Sedimentibacter sp. MB31-C6 genomic DNA:
ATCTGAATATTCATCATAAATATAATAAGTATTCATTTTTTCATTTGCTGGATCTAATAATTCAAATAGATGTGGCAAAAGCGTTAATTTTAAATCTTCTATGGATAAAATGCCCCTTAAAATTCTCTCCATTTTTTCTACTTGTATTAGAAAGTTTTTAACTTCAAATAATTCAACTTCATCTAATACTTGATTATTTTTAGCCCGTTCTATAGTTTCGATTATATTTTTAGTATGTCTGAGAATATCTATAACATTTCGCCTTTTGCTTGTTTCAATAAATGCCCTAATTTTATTGAATTCTTGTTTTAGGTCCGCCTCTTGACCCTTTTTAAATGGTTTAGCTTCTAGCTTAGACTTAATGCCATATTCCGTTATTGGTCTTACTTCATTAAATATATAATCAAAATTTATATTTTTTTTCGTATTATCTGTCATGAAAATTTTCAATTTAAATCACCGCCTGACACCACATCAACTATTTTAATATTTGGAATGAAATGTTTTATTTTATTTTTAAAATCCTCACTGTCAAAAAAGTATCCTGATGGAGAAACTGGATTCAATGATACTGCTATTACTTTAATAGTATTAAATGTAGCAACTTTCAATCCTTTTCGTTTCAGTTCATTCCATATATTAATATCAACAAATACCTTTGTACCATCTTCAATTACTACTTCAAAGTTTTTTAAAAATTCATTTTGGCATAAATCCCTTAACAAAATTGAGGTAACAGCTCCTTTAATAAAAACATGAGTTGTATTTTTATCGATAAGTTCACTGATTTTTTTGCCACCAGTAATGCTAGTTTCTATATCAGGTAGAATCACATCTCCTGTATTCTGAATAATACAAGATTTGTTTTTTATAGATATAAGTTTCTTTACATTTTCATCTACCTGCTTTAACGTATAACATCCAACTGTATGAGCTGTCTTTTCAATTACCTTTTTCATATCTCTACTCAATACAGCACCTGTTGAAATAACACATGCATCTGTAATAACTGGTGAAGATACAGCCTTTCTGTCAATAGCACCGTCTATAAACACAACTTCTGCGCCATAATATTTAAGTTTTCTGCTAATATATTTCATATCTATAGCACTGACAGGTCCTGCAATCTGCATATTGCCTCTCTGTCTAACTTTAACAATTATGACTTCTCCCATAGGAGTATTAATACCTGTTGTTTCTAATATTTCAACCTTAGCGTCTGATAGCATTAAGGCTTTTTTTGCGGTTGCTATGAACATACCTTCCGTTACAAGGATTGATGGCTTTTGTGTATCTGTTACAAGATCTAAGTTTTCTCCATCTCTACCTGTAGATGTTATGCCTATAATTATATTATTATTTTTTGCTTCTTCTATGAGATAATTGAGAGTAACAGTCTTGCCTGCATTTTTTGCTAATCCAATAATTGATATGGTTTTGTAATTTTCTTGTTTGATAATTTCAATTAGTCTCATAAAATCCCCTTTTTCATCAATAGAGATTCTACATCTGCGCCTCAGAATTATAACGTATTAGACATACTACGAAACCGAATATGCTCTTACCTTGTCATTCTGAACGCAGTGAAGGATCTCCATTGTTTTTTATTAATGTTTAGTTCTGTCTCTTCTTGCTAATTTTGTTGGTTCAAGAGCTAATTCATCACCTTGAAGTAATCCAGCAACTCCTGTTAAAGGATCCTCTTTTTTACCTTGACATACATCACATGTACATTCTAATTCTGGTAAATGTGGCTCAGTATATGTTGTTATAACGCCTTCATAGTTTCTTAAAATAACTTTATCAGCTGATTGTGATAATACATAGTTTGGCATTACAGGTATTTTACCGCCACCACCAGGAGCATCGACAACAAATGTTGGTACTGCATATCCTGATGTATGACCTCTTAAACTTTCAATTATTTCAATACCTTTTGCAACAGGTGTTCTAAAATGCTCAATACCTAAAGAAAGGTCACATTGATAAATATAGTATGGTCTTACTCTGTTCATAACTAATTTATGAACTAAATCTCTCATAATATGAGGGCAATCATTTACTCCTCTTAACAATACTGATTGATTTCCTAAAGGTATACCTGCATCAGCAAGTTTTCTTAAAGCTTCCATTGATTCTTCTGTAAACTCATTTGGATGATTAAAATGAGTATTTAACCAAACTGGATGATATTTTTTAAGCATATTTACTAAATCATCAGTGATTCTTTGTGGCAAAACAACAGGTGTTCTTGATCCAAGACGAATTATTTCAACATGTGGTATTTCTCTTAATTTCTTAAATATATATTCTAACTTTTCATCAGAAACTAATAAACAATCTCCTCCTGATAATAAAACATCTCTTACTACTGGAGTATTTCTTATATATTCTATACATTTATCTATATTTTCCATTGAAACTTCGTCGTCACATTGTCCAGCAAATCTTCTTCTAGTACAGTGTCTACAGTACATAGAACATTGATCAGTTATTAAAAATAATACTCTGTCTGGATATCTATGAGTTAAACCAGGTGCCGGTGAATCTGTGTCTTCATGCAATGGGTCTAACATATCAGCTGAACTTACATGAGTTTCGACGAATGTTGGAACTGCTTGCATTCTAATTGGATCTCTTGGATCATCTTTATCCATGTGAGCTGCATAATATGGTGTGATACCCATTCTGAATTTTTCCAATACTTTTGCAATATCTTCTTCTTCTTTTTTAGTAAAATTAATTACCTTTTTTAATTTTTCTACGGAGTCTAATCTGTTTTCAACTTGCCATTTCCAGTCATTCCATTGCTCAGGTTTTACATCTTTCCATAATTCAATCTCATTGTAGTAAGTCATTTTAATACCTCCATAATTTTATTTATAAATAGGCAAAATACTAATTAAGTTCAAATAATCTTAATTAGTATTTTATCTTAAATTAAGCGTACAATTTAGTGTATAAATCTCTCATTTCCTTACTTTCTCTCATTATTTGAAGAGATGTATCTGCATGTCCTTTAGTATATCCATTACCTATAATCATATTTATGTCTTTTCCAACACCTTCAGCACCTAATGCTGCTTTAGTAAAGCTTGTTGCCATGCTGAAGAAGTATACTGTTCCTTCATCCTTAGTTGCAAGTATAGATGACATTTCACAATTAGGTCTAGATACACAGCTAATAACTAAATCACATAGTTTACCATCTGTAGCTTCCATTACTTTATCATAAACTTCCATAGCATTTGTTGCATCTCCTGATATACATACATCAGCTATACCTAATTTTTTTACTTTTTCAAGTGATACTTCTCTATGAGCCCAGCATATAACTTTTCCATTAGGACCAGCTAATTTCTTTGCTTCATATAGACACAATATACCTGATTTTCCTGCACCGCCTAATACTAAAACAGTGTCTCCTTCTTTAACAAGTTTAACTGTTTGAGCTGGAGCTCCTGCTACATCTAGAACAGATAATGCAAGGTTTTCTGGTATATCATCTGGTAATTTTGCATAAATACCACTTTCAAATAATATAGCTTTACCTTTAATATCAACTTGGTCTATATCTTTTCTTACTGCAGTAATTTCTTCAATAACTAATGGAGTTAAAGATAATGAAACTAATGTTGCTATTTTATCTCCAACTTTTAAATCAGTTTTACCTTCTAATGCAGGTCCTATTTCTTCAACAGTTCCTATAAGCATTCCACCTGATCCAGTTACAGGGTTTTGATGTTTACCTCTATCAGCAACTATTCCCTTCATTATAACTTTAATTTTTCCTTCATCTCCACCAGCTTGATCTTTAATCTGTGTAAAACTAGCTGAATCAACATTTAATGTTTGTACATTAATTCGTATTTCGTTGTCATATATTTCCATAGAGTTGTCAATTTTTGTTGCTGGTTGTGGTAAAACACCTTTTGGTTCAATAACACGATGAGTTCCATATGGGTTTCCTTTTTTAATCATAGTACCTCCTAAAATTTACTTTCTTTTTAATTAATTTTTGGTTGGGTTGAATATGGGTTTATTCATAAAACTAAGTTGCAAGTATTGTGCCAACTTTTTAATTAGTTGGCAAAAAAAATATTTAGCTAATTTTCAACATAAAAATATGTATTTCTTTTATATGTTTTTTTTAAGTGCCGAAAATTAATCATGTATTAGTTTTTATGCTAATTCATCAGTTATAAATAGTATTACATTTAATTATATTTATCATTCAACTTATTTATTGATTTTTCATATAATATATGAAATAATAGTATTATATTTTAATAGAAAAGGATAATAAAATGGATAATAGACCTATTGGAATTTTTGATTCTGGCGTTGGCGGACTTACTGTAATGAGAGAAATTATAGAGCAACTTCCCTATGAAAATCTTATATATTTTGGTGATACAGCTAGAATACCATATGGATCAAAATCAGTTCAAACAATAAAGAAATATGCATTTCAATGTGCTTCTTTCTTGAAAAGCAAGGACGTAAAAACAATAGTTATTGCATGTAACACTGCTAGTTCAATTGCTCTTGAACACCTTCAAAACAATTTTGATTTACCCGTTATTGGAGTAATCGAGCCTGGTTCTAGAAGTGCTGCTTCTGCAACAAAAAATGGTCGTATTGGCGTAATTGGTACTATAGCTACTATTAACAGTAATGCTTACCAATCAAAAATCATGGAGTATAAACATGATTCTGAAGTTATCGGTATACCTTGTCCACTTTTTGTTCCAATAATTGAGGAAGGTTGGGAATATTCAACTGTAGCAGAATTAACAGCTGAAAAATATCTTACGGAATTAATTGAACATGATGTAGATTCATTAGTATTAGGATGTACTCATTATCCAATATTGAGATACACAATTAAAAAAGTTGTGGGACCAAATGTTAAACTTGTAAATCCAGCCTTTGAAACTGCTCGAGATTTAAGAAAACTCCTAACAGATGAAAATATACTCAATGAAAACTATGAAATACCTAACTATGAGTATTATACAAGCGATGCACCTGAACGGTTTAGGAGAATTGGAGGTAATTTTTTAAAAAAAGAAATAGATAATTTATATGAAATAGCTATAGATAATCTTTAGTAAACTCTTTTAGATAAAACACAACAATAAGGATGTGAAACAACTTGGAAAATGTTAAAATTAAAATAGTTACGATTCAAACAATTGATGATGCTGGTAATGAAGATACTATAGAGCTTGTTACAGAAGCTAAGATTGATAAAACAGATGAATGCTTTATAATAGATTATGATGAAAGTGATATTACTGAAACTAAAGAAAGTAAAACTAGACTAAAAATATATAAAGATAAAATGCTTATGACAAAAATCGGAACTTTTTCTTCTAAAATGGAATTTGAAAAAGGGAAGAACTTTCAAAACATTTATTCTACGCCCTATGGAACTTTTGACTTAAATTTTAGCACACTATGTTATGAATATAATCTGAATAACAAAGGAAAAGGTAGTGTTTATGTAGAGTATAAAATGGTTTTTGGTAAATCAAGTAAAAATTATAATAAATTAAAGATTGATATTTTATAAACATACTTTTATGAAAAATATATAAATACGAACATTGTAGCCTAATTTTCGGCATTCTATGCATAATTTTCGGCATATGAAAGGAGCAGTATGGAAAGAAAATATTTTGATTGTTTAATTCAGGCGATTGATCTAATTAATGACGGAATACATATTGTTGACAGAAGCGGAAAAATTGTATATTACAATGCTGCAGCTAAACGTTTAGATGAAATAGATGTAGACAAAGCAATTGGCAGGCATATATTAGAAGTTTACCCATCACTTACTTTTGATACAAGTACATTGATAAAAGTATTAAATACAGGTAATCCAATTTTTAATATTGAACAAAATTTTATCAACTATAAAGGTGATAAAATTTCTACAATTAATTCAACACTTCCTATTATATATAACAATAAAATAGTTGGTGCAATGGAAGTATCTCGTAATATTACTGAAGTAAGGGTTTTATCTGAAAAAATTATTAACCTTCAGAGGGAACTATATGAAACTAATAATACAAGTGTAGAAAAAATAAAAAAGCCTAAAGCACATTATACTTTTATTGATATAATTGGTCAAAGTAAGGAAATGCTTAAGCTTAAGACTCTAGGATTGAAGGCTGCCATGTCAGATTCTCCTGTCATGGTCTGTGGAAATACAGGTACAGGTAAGGAGCTATTTGTACAATCTATACATAATTCTAGCAATAGAAAAAATAAACCCTTTATTGCTCAAAACTGTGCAGCTTTACCTTCTAACTTATTGGAAAGCATTTTGTTTGGTTCAGTTAAAGGGAGTTTTACTGGTGCTGAAAATAGACCTGGATTATTTGAACTTGCAAATAATGGGACATTGTTTTTAGATGAAATTAACTCTATGCCTCTAGAACTTCAAGCTAAGTTATTAAGAGTTTTACAAGATGGACGTATAAGAAGGGTTGGGTCAAGTAATACTATTGATGTTGATGTAAGAATTATATCAGCTATTAATATAGATTTAAATGAAGTTATAGAAAGTAAACAACTAAGGCAAGATTTATTTTATAGACTAAATGTAATTACTTTAATAATCCCAGATTTATCAAAACGAAAAGAAGATATTTCAATTTTAATAGATTATTTTATAAAAAAGTATAATGATAAATGTAAAAAATTCTTTAACGGCGTATCTAAAGAGGTTTTAGATATTTTTATGGATTATAGTTGGCCTGGTAATGTAAGGGAACTCGAACATGCAATTGAAAGTGCAATTAGTCTTTATGATGGTGACATAATTAGAGAAGAACATTTGCCATTTCAGTTTAAAAATTTTCACCCTACTAAAAATTTTACTTTAGATACAAATGTTATTCAACCACTAAATACTGCTGTAGAAAAAGTAGAGAAGGAAATAATTACATCAGCCTTAGAACAGACAGATTATAATATATCAAAAGCTGCAAAAATAATAAATGTTCCACGTCAAACTTTACAATATAAAATAAAAAAATTAGATATACCTTTTAAATAAAAAATCTAAGTCCGAACCTAATTGAAAAAAGTCCGGACTTAAATCTGTTATTTATGCTGTTCTGTATATAAAATTAAAGATACAAATTCCAAATCGCAATCACCAATATTTTCTATTCCGTGAAAATTACCATCAAAACATACCATACAGTCGCCAGGTCCTAAAATTTCATCTTTCCCGTTATCACAAACTTTAGCAGTTCCCTTTAAAATATAATAAGTCTCATTATCACCCTTATGCTCGTGATAACCTATGGAACCTCCAACAGGAATTGTACTTACTCCAAAAAGCCTTCCAACTCCATTACTATCCTTTTCTTCTAAAAAATTAATAACTTTTACTGTATCTCTTCCACCTTTTAGGTTGTGTTCTTCTTTTATTCTTAATTCCTTTGCCTTTTTTATCATATCAATACACCTCTATCTTTTATAGTTTTTTATATTGTAATTACTTACTATATTTTTGTCAAGTGAACTAATTTATCTAAAGGTATTAAAATAATTTGCTATTTATTTATCTGAAAGTGATTCTGCAAATATGTTTATTTCTTTACTGTAATTTACTCCACTATTTTCTACTCTTCCTTTTTCGATAAATTCAAATATTTTAGATTTAAGTTTTATATCCTCAACGCCCCTTTTTGTTTTAATTAACTCAATTTCTTCTTCAGTAAGAATTTCATTTAATTTTTTTTCAGTATCTACATCAAATACTGGCTCACCTTCTTTAATGCTTCCAAAATCGACAAAACATAAAGGAGGAAACATAACACACCACCAATTATTACCTTCAGCTTTTCCAATCTCAATCCTTACAGCATCATAATTTCCTTCTGGTAATACTATTTCTTCATATTGTTTTCGAGGAAACTTATAATTACCATAATATACGTTTATTGGATAATTATATCCCTCTAATTTAATTGTTTCTTCTGATTTCTTTCTAATATCGCTTATTTTTTCTATAATTATTTTTTCGCTTTCATATTTTGTAGAAATCACTTGAAATTCCTTGTTAAAAGAATTTATAATATTAT
This region includes:
- a CDS encoding cupin domain-containing protein — translated: MIKKAKELRIKEEHNLKGGRDTVKVINFLEEKDSNGVGRLFGVSTIPVGGSIGYHEHKGDNETYYILKGTAKVCDNGKDEILGPGDCMVCFDGNFHGIENIGDCDLEFVSLILYTEQHK
- the ablA gene encoding lysine 2,3-aminomutase — protein: MTYYNEIELWKDVKPEQWNDWKWQVENRLDSVEKLKKVINFTKKEEEDIAKVLEKFRMGITPYYAAHMDKDDPRDPIRMQAVPTFVETHVSSADMLDPLHEDTDSPAPGLTHRYPDRVLFLITDQCSMYCRHCTRRRFAGQCDDEVSMENIDKCIEYIRNTPVVRDVLLSGGDCLLVSDEKLEYIFKKLREIPHVEIIRLGSRTPVVLPQRITDDLVNMLKKYHPVWLNTHFNHPNEFTEESMEALRKLADAGIPLGNQSVLLRGVNDCPHIMRDLVHKLVMNRVRPYYIYQCDLSLGIEHFRTPVAKGIEIIESLRGHTSGYAVPTFVVDAPGGGGKIPVMPNYVLSQSADKVILRNYEGVITTYTEPHLPELECTCDVCQGKKEDPLTGVAGLLQGDELALEPTKLARRDRTKH
- a CDS encoding DUF1934 domain-containing protein, whose amino-acid sequence is MENVKIKIVTIQTIDDAGNEDTIELVTEAKIDKTDECFIIDYDESDITETKESKTRLKIYKDKMLMTKIGTFSSKMEFEKGKNFQNIYSTPYGTFDLNFSTLCYEYNLNNKGKGSVYVEYKMVFGKSSKNYNKLKIDIL
- a CDS encoding sigma-54 interaction domain-containing protein, which codes for MERKYFDCLIQAIDLINDGIHIVDRSGKIVYYNAAAKRLDEIDVDKAIGRHILEVYPSLTFDTSTLIKVLNTGNPIFNIEQNFINYKGDKISTINSTLPIIYNNKIVGAMEVSRNITEVRVLSEKIINLQRELYETNNTSVEKIKKPKAHYTFIDIIGQSKEMLKLKTLGLKAAMSDSPVMVCGNTGTGKELFVQSIHNSSNRKNKPFIAQNCAALPSNLLESILFGSVKGSFTGAENRPGLFELANNGTLFLDEINSMPLELQAKLLRVLQDGRIRRVGSSNTIDVDVRIISAINIDLNEVIESKQLRQDLFYRLNVITLIIPDLSKRKEDISILIDYFIKKYNDKCKKFFNGVSKEVLDIFMDYSWPGNVRELEHAIESAISLYDGDIIREEHLPFQFKNFHPTKNFTLDTNVIQPLNTAVEKVEKEIITSALEQTDYNISKAAKIINVPRQTLQYKIKKLDIPFK
- a CDS encoding zinc-binding dehydrogenase; translation: MIKKGNPYGTHRVIEPKGVLPQPATKIDNSMEIYDNEIRINVQTLNVDSASFTQIKDQAGGDEGKIKVIMKGIVADRGKHQNPVTGSGGMLIGTVEEIGPALEGKTDLKVGDKIATLVSLSLTPLVIEEITAVRKDIDQVDIKGKAILFESGIYAKLPDDIPENLALSVLDVAGAPAQTVKLVKEGDTVLVLGGAGKSGILCLYEAKKLAGPNGKVICWAHREVSLEKVKKLGIADVCISGDATNAMEVYDKVMEATDGKLCDLVISCVSRPNCEMSSILATKDEGTVYFFSMATSFTKAALGAEGVGKDINMIIGNGYTKGHADTSLQIMRESKEMRDLYTKLYA
- the spoIIR gene encoding stage II sporulation protein R, with protein sequence MQYFNYKKKVILSILFVILAITTAYIVEVYSSMCEINDKVIRLHVVANSNTFEDQQLKYKIRNNIINSFNKEFQVISTKYESEKIIIEKISDIRKKSEETIKLEGYNYPINVYYGNYKFPRKQYEEIVLPEGNYDAVRIEIGKAEGNNWWCVMFPPLCFVDFGSIKEGEPVFDVDTEKKLNEILTEEEIELIKTKRGVEDIKLKSKIFEFIEKGRVENSGVNYSKEINIFAESLSDK
- the murI gene encoding glutamate racemase, which translates into the protein MDNRPIGIFDSGVGGLTVMREIIEQLPYENLIYFGDTARIPYGSKSVQTIKKYAFQCASFLKSKDVKTIVIACNTASSIALEHLQNNFDLPVIGVIEPGSRSAASATKNGRIGVIGTIATINSNAYQSKIMEYKHDSEVIGIPCPLFVPIIEEGWEYSTVAELTAEKYLTELIEHDVDSLVLGCTHYPILRYTIKKVVGPNVKLVNPAFETARDLRKLLTDENILNENYEIPNYEYYTSDAPERFRRIGGNFLKKEIDNLYEIAIDNL